A single region of the Halanaerobiaceae bacterium ANBcell28 genome encodes:
- a CDS encoding symporter small accessory protein, producing the protein MFGITDSSIWLAYVLCFLSALLCIIYGLKNWNKGLENENEEMEEELRWEKVEQEIEENL; encoded by the coding sequence TTGTTTGGAATTACGGATTCATCTATATGGCTCGCTTATGTTCTTTGTTTTTTAAGTGCTTTGTTATGTATCATATATGGATTAAAGAATTGGAACAAAGGATTAGAAAATGAAAATGAAGAGATGGAAGAAGAATTACGTTGGGAAAAAGTAGAACAAGAGATTGAAGAAAATTTGTAA
- the flgN gene encoding flagellar export chaperone FlgN produces MNPDKDIESLINYMRKKTSFLEEVLDLTKEEYIAVKKEDLDKVEKLLGERKTILLEIDKLDKKFIEKFEALKTNYGVEEISQIKGDKNLLIDLQEKTKYIKELLERIKDTEDELKKDFTKQIDEVKQNLLKVNKGKKATSNYHKEPIRTGGTFLDKKN; encoded by the coding sequence ATGAATCCTGATAAAGATATAGAAAGTTTAATTAATTATATGCGAAAAAAAACAAGTTTTCTGGAAGAAGTATTAGACTTAACAAAAGAGGAATATATAGCTGTAAAAAAAGAGGATTTAGATAAAGTGGAAAAATTACTAGGAGAAAGAAAAACTATCCTTTTAGAAATTGATAAATTAGATAAAAAATTCATTGAAAAATTTGAAGCTTTAAAGACCAATTACGGGGTAGAAGAAATAAGCCAAATAAAAGGTGATAAAAATCTTCTAATAGATCTACAAGAGAAAACCAAATATATAAAAGAGCTATTGGAGAGAATTAAAGATACTGAAGATGAGTTAAAAAAAGATTTTACTAAACAAATTGATGAAGTGAAGCAAAATTTACTTAAAGTAAACAAAGGAAAAAAAGCTACATCCAATTATCATAAAGAACCTATTCGAACTGGTGGTACATTTCTTGATAAAAAAAATTAG
- the fliS gene encoding flagellar export chaperone FliS, whose product MQNQGVYQKYKQVQVGTANRGKLLIMLYQGCIKFLNIAQKGIEENQLELANTNIIKAQDIINELMATLDMEQGGNIAKNLYSLYEFMNYQLLQANIKKDVEQIKVVENMILELLKTWQQIINGKQEKESEKQITVNG is encoded by the coding sequence ATGCAAAATCAAGGAGTTTATCAAAAATATAAACAAGTTCAGGTTGGAACAGCCAATAGAGGGAAACTATTGATAATGCTTTATCAGGGTTGTATAAAGTTTTTAAATATAGCCCAAAAAGGTATAGAAGAGAATCAACTAGAGCTGGCTAATACTAATATTATAAAGGCGCAAGATATAATAAACGAATTAATGGCTACACTGGACATGGAGCAGGGTGGTAATATAGCAAAAAACCTATACAGTCTATATGAATTTATGAATTATCAACTATTACAGGCAAATATAAAGAAAGATGTTGAGCAAATTAAAGTTGTTGAAAATATGATCTTGGAATTATTAAAAACCTGGCAGCAAATTATAAATGGGAAACAGGAAAAAGAAAGCGAAAAACAAATTACTGTAAATGGATAA
- a CDS encoding LTA synthase family protein, protein MSKLNKLNSRGKIFITILILGFLFKYNFLFLRILYVPSISGLILRNIAFMAIFILLLLPLGNSKKGRIFLFLLSIAFTSMFMSNFWYNRYFGNFLSVNDMILGEGTGTFSLFSVLLRHIIRPYDILFILDIFLLAFFIPRMKKSNYRFSMKGFQKSASSFYYKKRKAKVPRYALIVVLLFSQILITNYLLDNKNPLELYQDSTIKFANVYGLLPLYAIEVYDYLSPDSFISSEIEAVKLRIDNNIDSEPIIENMPNIIAIQLESLDEKLMDYKYEGIEINPFLNNLKKESLYFNNFYAQHVNGSFDADLSFLTSLYPINRNYAFRENDFSNLGSLAKILKEKGYQTLAFHGNDKSFFNRDLAFPDLGFNKFYSLEDYQKDNLKMDVEDKLGLNDYDFFHQSLDLLEGTEEPFFAFFISLTSHTPFYFYPPEQAKEEFSNIDNRLVQDFFNSIAFLDKSMEMFFQGLEERGLKEDTLFIIYSDHESDINTELYSSPRNFNLKRNVKAPEHVPLLIIHPDIESGINERLASFTDIAPTILDILGIESIPETFVGRSLLRAKEWPVLFLHENPQILYKDQLFVRQQGEFEKIGYLDKAKEDNVVLSEEQKEWIEQVIYYMRNVVFSRSNNIFGGVQ, encoded by the coding sequence ATGTCTAAACTTAATAAATTAAATTCTAGGGGAAAGATTTTTATTACTATTCTAATTCTAGGTTTTTTATTTAAGTATAATTTTTTATTTTTACGTATCTTATATGTCCCATCCATTAGCGGTCTTATTTTAAGAAACATTGCATTTATGGCTATCTTTATTTTATTGCTACTTCCATTAGGAAATAGTAAAAAAGGAAGAATATTTTTATTTTTACTATCAATAGCCTTTACATCTATGTTTATGTCTAATTTTTGGTATAATCGATATTTTGGTAATTTTTTAAGTGTTAATGATATGATACTTGGAGAAGGTACTGGGACTTTTTCTCTCTTTTCAGTATTACTAAGACATATTATTAGACCATACGATATTTTATTTATACTTGATATCTTCCTTTTAGCATTTTTTATACCTAGGATGAAGAAATCAAATTACAGATTTTCTATGAAAGGATTCCAAAAGAGTGCTAGCTCATTTTATTATAAAAAAAGAAAAGCAAAAGTACCTAGATATGCTCTAATTGTCGTCCTTTTATTTTCCCAAATTCTAATTACTAATTATCTTCTGGATAATAAAAATCCACTTGAACTCTATCAAGATAGCACTATTAAATTTGCTAATGTCTATGGCTTATTACCCCTATATGCAATCGAAGTCTATGATTATCTATCCCCTGATAGCTTTATAAGCTCTGAAATAGAGGCAGTAAAGCTAAGAATTGATAACAATATAGACTCTGAGCCTATAATTGAAAATATGCCTAATATAATAGCTATACAGTTAGAGTCCCTTGATGAAAAATTAATGGATTATAAGTATGAAGGAATAGAAATAAATCCCTTTTTAAATAATCTTAAAAAAGAAAGTTTGTATTTCAATAATTTTTATGCCCAGCATGTAAATGGAAGCTTTGATGCAGATCTTTCTTTCTTGACATCTCTATACCCTATTAATCGAAATTACGCTTTTCGAGAAAATGATTTTAGCAATCTAGGTTCTCTAGCTAAAATTCTAAAAGAAAAAGGATATCAAACACTGGCTTTTCACGGTAATGATAAAAGCTTTTTTAACCGCGACCTAGCTTTTCCTGATTTAGGATTTAATAAATTCTATAGTCTTGAAGATTATCAAAAAGACAATTTAAAAATGGATGTTGAAGACAAATTAGGTCTAAATGATTATGACTTTTTCCATCAATCACTAGATTTATTAGAAGGCACAGAAGAACCTTTTTTCGCCTTTTTTATCTCTCTGACAAGTCATACACCTTTTTACTTTTATCCTCCTGAGCAAGCAAAGGAAGAATTTTCAAATATAGATAATAGATTAGTGCAGGACTTTTTTAATTCTATTGCATTTCTTGATAAATCAATGGAAATGTTTTTCCAGGGGCTTGAAGAAAGGGGATTGAAGGAAGATACCCTCTTTATTATATACTCTGACCATGAATCTGATATAAATACTGAGCTTTATTCTTCACCACGTAATTTTAATCTTAAAAGAAATGTTAAAGCTCCAGAACATGTCCCTCTTTTGATCATACATCCTGATATTGAGAGTGGTATTAATGAAAGGCTTGCTAGCTTCACTGATATAGCTCCTACAATATTAGATATACTAGGGATAGAATCTATACCCGAAACCTTTGTAGGGAGATCATTATTAAGAGCTAAGGAATGGCCTGTTTTATTCTTACATGAAAATCCACAAATATTATATAAAGATCAGCTTTTTGTAAGGCAACAGGGGGAATTCGAAAAAATAGGATATTTAGATAAAGCTAAAGAGGATAATGTAGTCTTAAGTGAAGAGCAAAAAGAATGGATTGAGCAAGTTATATATTATATGAGAAACGTTGTCTTCAGTAGGAGTAATAATATTTTTGGAGGTGTTCAATAA
- the fliD gene encoding flagellar filament capping protein FliD yields MTIRFSGLMSGMDTDNMIQQLMRVHQIKVDRVEQDKQYAEWQRDAFRDVSNQVRGFRDNFFDFLNSDNNMRSPRTFNSMRVEYNGLESSPFLSVSPGSNAVQGNYEITDIELAREAELEGVRVTADMLGNELDLTDGNITINDDNNQFSVNLNGVSRVITLFEGKESDSVTAEALRDEIAEQIDATFGEGRIVLALDGDRIKITDPIGSSNINLNSVSGNSGLETIGFADGANSSNRISLRSNIADITGYFAGGIDIAEGKDISFTINGVDFEFDSSKTSLNDIMNEVNNSDAGVTMRYDELNDNFRFISDEMGQSAQINIDGDFLTDSLNMNNISASGEDASLKINGQTVSRSSNNFIINGTTFNLNQATEETINLSIDTNPDQTAEKIINFVEEYNELIGELNTKLSEPQNRDYRPLTDDQRHAMSDREIEMWEEQAQSGLLRRDPLLQRMVTQMRTALFETVEGAGMSLHEMGISTSRNYLDGGRLQIDEDRLKAAIAENPEGVTALFTQQSDKGEEKGLSHRLYDIVQANIRTTRDNNGRKGLLLEKAGIEGDTSEINNSINREIIGYDNRINSLLDTISRQEEYYYRMFTRMESALSEMYAQSDWLTAQLGGGMM; encoded by the coding sequence ATGACTATTAGGTTTTCTGGTTTGATGAGTGGTATGGATACAGATAATATGATACAACAATTGATGCGTGTACATCAAATTAAAGTTGATAGAGTAGAACAAGATAAGCAATATGCAGAATGGCAAAGAGATGCTTTTCGAGATGTGAGTAATCAGGTGCGTGGTTTTAGAGATAATTTCTTTGACTTTCTAAATTCTGATAATAATATGCGTTCACCAAGAACTTTTAATTCTATGAGAGTAGAGTACAATGGACTGGAAAGTTCACCGTTTTTGTCAGTTTCTCCAGGTTCTAATGCAGTTCAAGGTAATTATGAGATTACGGATATAGAACTGGCAAGAGAGGCAGAACTTGAGGGTGTTAGAGTGACAGCAGATATGCTAGGTAATGAATTAGACCTTACAGATGGTAATATTACAATAAATGATGATAATAATCAGTTTAGCGTCAATCTTAACGGGGTTAGTAGAGTCATAACATTGTTTGAGGGTAAAGAAAGTGATTCTGTAACTGCCGAAGCCCTAAGAGATGAGATAGCGGAACAAATAGATGCTACTTTCGGAGAAGGAAGAATTGTACTGGCTCTTGATGGAGATCGAATCAAAATTACAGACCCAATTGGTTCCAGTAACATAAATCTTAATTCAGTCAGTGGAAATTCTGGTCTTGAAACAATTGGTTTTGCTGATGGTGCAAATAGCAGCAATAGAATTAGTTTAAGGTCCAATATAGCTGATATCACAGGATATTTTGCTGGAGGAATAGATATTGCTGAAGGAAAAGATATTAGTTTTACTATTAATGGTGTTGACTTTGAATTTGACTCCAGTAAAACTTCTTTAAATGATATTATGAATGAAGTTAATAATAGCGATGCCGGAGTTACTATGAGATATGATGAACTGAATGATAATTTTAGATTTATATCTGATGAAATGGGCCAGTCTGCTCAGATTAATATTGATGGTGACTTTCTTACAGATTCATTAAACATGAATAATATATCTGCTAGTGGTGAAGATGCTAGCTTGAAAATCAATGGACAAACAGTTAGCCGTAGTAGTAATAACTTTATTATTAATGGTACGACTTTTAATCTAAATCAAGCTACAGAGGAAACAATAAACCTTTCTATAGATACAAATCCTGATCAAACAGCAGAAAAGATTATAAATTTTGTTGAAGAATATAATGAATTAATAGGGGAGCTCAATACAAAACTTAGTGAACCACAAAACAGGGATTATAGACCTTTAACTGATGACCAACGTCATGCGATGAGTGATAGGGAAATTGAAATGTGGGAAGAGCAGGCCCAAAGTGGTTTATTAAGAAGAGACCCTTTGTTACAGAGAATGGTCACTCAGATGCGGACTGCTCTATTTGAAACTGTAGAAGGAGCCGGAATGAGTCTTCATGAGATGGGAATTAGTACAAGTAGAAACTATCTTGATGGAGGACGATTGCAAATAGATGAAGATAGGCTAAAGGCTGCTATTGCGGAAAATCCTGAAGGAGTTACAGCCTTATTTACGCAACAGTCAGATAAAGGTGAAGAAAAGGGCTTATCTCATCGTCTTTATGATATTGTTCAGGCTAATATTCGTACTACTAGAGATAATAATGGTAGAAAGGGTCTTTTATTAGAAAAGGCTGGTATAGAAGGTGATACTTCAGAAATAAATAATTCAATTAATCGAGAGATTATTGGTTATGATAATCGTATCAACAGTCTTCTTGATACGATAAGCAGACAGGAGGAATATTATTATCGTATGTTTACCCGTATGGAAAGTGCACTTTCTGAGATGTACGCTCAGTCTGATTGGTTAACAGCTCAATTAGGTGGTGGAATGATGTAA
- a CDS encoding flagellar protein FlaG, whose translation MRIEGIANQSQGQNQTRMADTTVQERVIREDLKEQSTNNGQLGRESKENILNEDELIHIIEEANKDFLFYDRKFEFSIHEETKAIMVKVINAGTEEIIREIPSEKILDMVAKMWEMAGIFVDEKV comes from the coding sequence ATGCGAATAGAGGGGATAGCCAATCAAAGTCAAGGGCAAAATCAAACAAGAATGGCTGATACTACTGTACAGGAGAGAGTGATTAGGGAAGATTTAAAAGAACAGTCCACTAATAATGGGCAGCTGGGACGGGAAAGTAAAGAAAACATTTTAAATGAAGATGAACTAATTCATATAATAGAAGAAGCTAATAAGGACTTTTTATTTTATGATCGAAAATTTGAGTTTAGTATTCATGAAGAAACAAAAGCTATTATGGTTAAAGTAATTAATGCTGGAACTGAAGAAATAATTAGAGAAATACCCTCTGAAAAGATTCTAGACATGGTAGCAAAAATGTGGGAAATGGCAGGAATCTTTGTAGACGAAAAGGTATAG
- a CDS encoding glycerophosphodiester phosphodiesterase family protein, producing the protein MKRLDIHYPSVIAHRGASALAPESTKLAYLRAITENADYLEADLQRSKDGVIVIFHDRNLKKLSNVEEIFPARNNYELENFTYQELKKLDIGSWFNKKYPQKAKKEFQGLKIITLRELLEIANSKERETGLFLEFKHPQLYPGIEEETITILREMGWLKKNNKNKKEDASVERLVFLSFNLNSLEKLKELAPSCPRILLVNDNMISRKSWDNWLELAQKYAHGLGPKGFMAWPWYIARAHNKGLFVAPYVINQAWQVKILSHFKADAYITDKPDLIINFLKRIDNISANLHN; encoded by the coding sequence ATGAAAAGGCTAGATATTCACTATCCTTCAGTAATCGCACATAGGGGAGCCTCTGCTCTTGCACCTGAATCTACAAAACTGGCCTATCTAAGAGCTATAACAGAAAATGCTGATTATTTAGAAGCTGATTTACAAAGAAGCAAGGATGGAGTAATAGTTATCTTCCATGACAGGAACTTAAAAAAGCTAAGCAATGTTGAAGAGATATTCCCCGCTAGAAATAATTATGAGCTTGAAAATTTCACATACCAGGAATTGAAAAAACTTGACATTGGTAGCTGGTTTAATAAAAAATATCCCCAAAAGGCAAAAAAGGAATTTCAGGGTTTGAAAATAATTACTTTGAGAGAATTATTAGAAATTGCAAATAGTAAAGAAAGAGAAACAGGCTTGTTTCTCGAATTTAAGCATCCTCAACTTTATCCTGGTATTGAAGAAGAAACTATAACAATTCTACGAGAAATGGGCTGGCTGAAAAAAAATAATAAAAATAAAAAAGAAGATGCTTCAGTAGAGAGACTTGTATTTTTATCTTTCAATCTTAATAGTCTTGAAAAATTAAAGGAATTAGCTCCTTCCTGTCCCCGAATATTATTAGTTAACGATAATATGATTAGCAGAAAATCCTGGGACAATTGGCTAGAGCTGGCCCAAAAATACGCCCATGGTTTAGGACCTAAAGGATTTATGGCCTGGCCTTGGTATATAGCAAGAGCTCATAATAAAGGTCTATTTGTTGCACCTTATGTAATAAATCAGGCATGGCAGGTTAAAATACTATCTCATTTTAAAGCAGATGCCTATATAACTGACAAACCTGATCTGATCATAAACTTTCTAAAACGAATTGATAATATATCAGCAAATTTGCATAATTAA
- a CDS encoding MFS transporter gives MEKYKTQVKKFSLLQWFFWSSWATYGAYLVYYLTEIGYSNIEIGTVMSVRTVLGLIGEPILGYISDYYHTNKKIFILGMLAIALVVLPFPYYNWWLILISTAILGFFWAPQQSILDSWILKSSDKLADNYGFMRAWGSVGFAVIVVIFGWALDIFGFSILFVSHAIILIITAIIAYFISDVKDEKSLVEKVNEREDDKPNNDKEKREKTKENPFILFKNLEYNIILLSSIFVFIPNSIIFIYLPNFIRGVGGTTSLLGVVLFLNALSEAPIFFLGKKLIKRFKAIPLLLLASIFYMIRVILVYEASGQINFLIFGALQSLSFSVLLITARFHINYIAPESLKTTAQSIFTMAMFGIGGIIASLFGGYIMDFYGMTTLYRISLMISGIGIFLIAALLVYRRLEKSDHNYH, from the coding sequence ATGGAAAAATACAAAACTCAAGTAAAGAAATTTAGTTTGTTACAATGGTTTTTTTGGAGCTCCTGGGCTACTTATGGTGCGTATTTAGTATATTATCTAACAGAGATAGGTTATAGCAATATAGAAATTGGTACAGTTATGTCAGTGAGAACTGTATTGGGGCTTATAGGTGAACCTATTTTAGGTTATATATCAGATTACTATCATACAAATAAAAAGATTTTTATATTAGGAATGTTAGCAATTGCTCTTGTAGTATTGCCGTTTCCATATTATAACTGGTGGCTAATCTTAATTTCTACAGCAATCCTTGGTTTCTTTTGGGCACCACAACAATCAATACTAGATAGCTGGATTTTGAAAAGCTCAGATAAACTAGCTGATAATTATGGCTTTATGAGAGCATGGGGTTCAGTAGGTTTTGCAGTAATAGTGGTGATCTTTGGCTGGGCCCTTGATATCTTTGGCTTTAGTATACTCTTTGTATCACATGCAATTATACTTATTATTACAGCTATAATAGCTTATTTTATAAGCGATGTTAAGGATGAAAAATCTCTAGTGGAAAAAGTCAATGAGAGGGAAGATGATAAGCCTAACAATGATAAGGAAAAAAGAGAAAAAACAAAAGAAAACCCCTTTATTCTTTTTAAGAATTTGGAATATAATATTATTTTACTAAGTTCTATTTTTGTTTTTATCCCTAATAGTATTATATTTATCTATTTGCCTAATTTTATTAGAGGGGTAGGGGGTACTACAAGTTTATTAGGAGTAGTGCTGTTTTTAAATGCCCTTAGTGAAGCACCTATTTTCTTTCTTGGAAAAAAATTAATAAAAAGATTTAAAGCAATTCCTTTACTTTTATTAGCCAGCATTTTTTATATGATACGTGTAATCCTGGTCTATGAAGCAAGTGGACAGATCAATTTCTTAATCTTTGGCGCATTACAATCACTATCATTTAGTGTTTTATTGATAACTGCCAGATTCCATATCAATTATATTGCACCTGAATCTTTAAAAACTACAGCCCAATCAATTTTTACTATGGCTATGTTTGGTATAGGTGGTATAATAGCCAGTCTTTTTGGTGGGTATATAATGGATTTTTATGGCATGACAACTTTGTATAGAATCTCTTTAATGATAAGTGGGATAGGGATATTTTTAATTGCAGCTTTGCTTGTTTATCGTAGATTGGAGAAGAGTGATCATAATTATCATTAG
- a CDS encoding sodium:solute symporter family protein, with protein sequence MNRIIITVVYLAILAFLGFLGFKHTKNSKDYLIGGRQIHPVIMAFSYGAAFISTSAIVGFGGAAGVFGLGLLWLTFLTIFVGVFIAFVLLGKRTRKMGHNLNAHTFPELISRRFQSVFIQKFAGSLIFLFMPLYAAAVMIGASMFLEASLNIDYNAALFSFSILIAIYVFYGGLKGVMYSDAFQGSLMLVGMSILLIWVYRNLGGISNAHIRLTEMMSNPLVLEQLADEAANILPGFTGWTSMPEFLSINWWYLVSSVILGVGIGVLAQPQLVVRFMTVKSNRELNRAVPVGGFFILMMTGVAFIVGALSNVYFFDKYGQISVLVAGDSGGIIPLYINHFMPEWFSSFFLVVIVAAGMSTISSQFHAMGTALSRDLFNLEGKSEEQKLLLSRVGMLISIIITIILAYILPQIWSGAIAASTALFFGICGASFIPMYVGGLYFKKMPKEAAEWGMVAGFITSLFWIVFVHITESASLRIADAIFSRPSLAYGSIWAWVDPIVIALSISILVTILLSFLKKSNLKEEHLDICFKGIDMK encoded by the coding sequence ATGAATAGAATTATTATTACTGTTGTATATCTGGCTATTTTAGCCTTTCTTGGTTTTTTGGGTTTTAAGCATACAAAGAATTCAAAGGATTATTTGATTGGTGGTCGTCAAATTCATCCTGTTATTATGGCTTTTTCTTATGGCGCTGCTTTTATAAGCACATCTGCAATTGTTGGTTTTGGTGGTGCTGCAGGTGTTTTTGGATTGGGTTTATTATGGTTGACTTTTCTTACTATCTTTGTAGGTGTATTTATAGCTTTTGTCTTACTGGGTAAACGCACAAGGAAGATGGGGCATAACCTTAATGCACATACTTTTCCAGAACTAATATCCAGGCGTTTTCAGTCAGTATTTATACAGAAATTTGCAGGGTCGCTTATCTTTTTATTCATGCCTCTTTATGCTGCAGCTGTAATGATAGGTGCATCAATGTTTTTAGAGGCCAGTCTTAATATAGATTATAATGCTGCATTGTTTTCATTTTCAATATTAATTGCTATTTATGTATTTTATGGTGGTTTGAAAGGTGTTATGTACTCTGATGCATTTCAGGGTTCCTTAATGCTTGTAGGTATGAGTATTCTTTTGATTTGGGTGTATAGGAATTTAGGTGGAATAAGTAATGCACATATTCGATTAACAGAAATGATGTCCAATCCTCTTGTACTTGAGCAGTTAGCAGATGAAGCTGCTAATATATTGCCTGGCTTTACTGGCTGGACATCTATGCCTGAATTTTTATCAATAAACTGGTGGTACTTAGTTTCATCCGTAATATTAGGAGTAGGTATTGGTGTATTAGCACAACCACAGCTTGTGGTGCGATTTATGACTGTTAAAAGCAATAGAGAATTAAATAGGGCTGTACCAGTTGGAGGTTTTTTTATCTTAATGATGACAGGTGTTGCTTTTATAGTTGGTGCCTTATCAAATGTTTATTTTTTTGATAAATATGGACAAATATCAGTTCTAGTGGCTGGTGATTCGGGGGGAATCATACCACTATATATAAATCACTTTATGCCTGAATGGTTTTCTTCGTTTTTTTTAGTTGTAATAGTAGCTGCTGGTATGTCAACTATAAGTTCTCAATTCCATGCTATGGGAACAGCTTTATCCAGGGATTTATTTAACTTAGAAGGTAAAAGCGAAGAGCAAAAACTTTTATTATCAAGAGTTGGTATGTTAATATCTATTATAATTACAATTATATTAGCTTATATATTACCACAAATATGGAGTGGCGCAATAGCAGCCAGCACAGCTCTTTTCTTTGGTATTTGTGGAGCTTCTTTTATACCAATGTATGTAGGCGGTCTTTATTTTAAAAAAATGCCCAAGGAAGCCGCAGAATGGGGTATGGTAGCAGGTTTCATTACCAGTCTATTCTGGATAGTTTTTGTACATATTACAGAATCGGCTTCTTTAAGAATAGCAGATGCTATTTTTTCTCGTCCTAGTCTGGCATACGGTAGTATATGGGCCTGGGTTGATCCAATAGTTATAGCTTTATCTATTTCCATTTTAGTAACTATTCTCTTAAGTTTCCTTAAAAAGAGTAATTTAAAGGAAGAACACCTAGACATTTGTTTTAAAGGAATAGATATGAAATGA